In Georgenia soli, a genomic segment contains:
- a CDS encoding DUF4031 domain-containing protein: MAILVDQPRWPAHGTVWAHLVSDRSLEELHRFARANGLPPRSFDLDHYDVPAERLESLVAAGAELVPGRELVARLRASGLRVRASDRLQEKHRRLTADLALRWAALAARTPAGRMGPDRDRRDVREVRAAAPASTEWVDAGAELLRRWDEPHRHYHDLTHLDDVLQHLDVLRADGEAVPVTAELAAWFHDAVYDLVPGADEQRSAELARERLSDLGAGPATVAEVERLVMLTASHAPARGDAAGAALCDADLAILASSPRRYARYSAAVRAEYAGVPDEDFRRGRSAVLGGLLAHEHIFATASGRARWETPARENLRRELALLDRPHD, translated from the coding sequence GTGGCCATCCTCGTCGACCAGCCGCGCTGGCCCGCCCACGGGACGGTCTGGGCCCATCTGGTCTCTGACCGGTCGCTGGAGGAGCTGCACCGCTTCGCCCGCGCCAACGGCCTTCCGCCACGGTCGTTCGACCTGGACCACTACGACGTCCCGGCCGAGCGCCTCGAGTCCCTGGTGGCCGCGGGCGCCGAGCTCGTCCCCGGCCGCGAACTGGTGGCCCGGCTGCGCGCGTCGGGCCTGCGGGTCCGGGCTTCCGACCGGCTCCAGGAGAAGCACCGCCGGCTCACCGCGGACCTGGCCCTGCGCTGGGCAGCGCTCGCTGCCCGGACCCCGGCCGGCCGTATGGGACCCGACCGGGACCGCCGAGACGTCCGAGAGGTTCGGGCCGCCGCTCCGGCGTCGACCGAGTGGGTCGACGCCGGTGCCGAGCTGCTCCGCCGGTGGGACGAGCCGCACCGCCACTACCACGACCTGACGCACCTGGACGACGTGCTGCAGCACCTCGACGTCCTCCGTGCCGACGGGGAGGCGGTCCCCGTCACGGCGGAGCTCGCCGCCTGGTTCCACGACGCCGTGTACGACCTGGTGCCCGGCGCCGACGAGCAGCGGTCCGCCGAGCTCGCCCGCGAACGGCTGTCAGACCTGGGCGCGGGTCCGGCGACCGTCGCGGAGGTGGAGCGCCTCGTGATGCTCACGGCGAGCCACGCGCCGGCCCGGGGCGACGCGGCCGGCGCCGCGCTGTGCGACGCGGACCTGGCGATCCTCGCCTCCTCGCCGCGTCGCTACGCGCGGTACTCCGCCGCCGTGCGCGCCGAGTACGCGGGAGTGCCGGACGAGGACTTCCGGCGTGGACGTTCGGCCGTGCTCGGCGGCCTGCTCGCTCACGAGCACATCTTCGCGACCGCGTCCGGCCGCGCACGCTGGGAGACGCCGGCCCGGGAGAACCTCCGCCGCGAGCTTGCCCTGCTGGACCGACCGCACGACTGA
- a CDS encoding DUF1876 domain-containing protein — translation MTKTWNVRIEIFDAEEVRSDEAVTTAHAVLTTSAPTPIHGYGRARRNPEDQDVPEIGEELATARALRDLADRLLKATSDDLAAIEHHKIHLRR, via the coding sequence ATGACGAAGACGTGGAACGTGCGGATCGAAATCTTCGACGCGGAGGAGGTGCGCTCGGACGAGGCCGTCACCACCGCGCACGCCGTCCTGACCACGTCGGCACCCACGCCGATCCACGGCTACGGCCGCGCCCGGCGCAACCCGGAGGACCAGGACGTCCCGGAGATCGGCGAGGAGCTCGCCACGGCACGCGCCCTCCGGGACCTCGCGGACCGGCTGCTGAAGGCGACGTCGGACGACCTGGCCGCCATCGAGCACCACAAGATCCATCTCCGGCGCTGA
- the groL gene encoding chaperonin GroEL (60 kDa chaperone family; promotes refolding of misfolded polypeptides especially under stressful conditions; forms two stacked rings of heptamers to form a barrel-shaped 14mer; ends can be capped by GroES; misfolded proteins enter the barrel where they are refolded when GroES binds), which translates to MAKTIAFDEEARRGMERGLNTLADTVKVTLGPKGRNVVLEKKWGAPTITNDGVSIAKEIELEEPYEKIGAELVKEVAKKTDDVAGDGTTTATVLAQALVREGLRNVAAGANPIALKKGIDKAVEVVIEKLFEQAREIETKEQIAATAAISAGDPAIGELIAEALDKVGKEGVVTVEESNTFGLELELTEGMRFDKGYLSPYFVTDAERQEVVLEDAYVLLVESKISNVKDLLPLLEKVIQSGKPLAIIAEDVEGEALATLVVNKIRGTFKSAAVKAPGFGDRRKAMLQDMAILTGGQVISETVGLKLENADLDLLGRARKVVMTKDETTIVEGAGAADQIEGRVAQIRAEIENSDSDYDREKLQERLAKLAGGVAVIKAGAATEVELKERKHRIEDAVRNAKAAVEEGIVAGGGVALIQAAKDAFEGLELEGDEATGANIVKVAVDAPLKQIAVNAGLEGGVVVEKVRTLPAGQGLNAATGVYEDLLAAGVNDPVKVTRSALQNAASIAGLFLTTEAVVADKPEKAAAAAGGEPDMGGMGF; encoded by the coding sequence ATGGCCAAGACCATCGCCTTCGACGAGGAGGCCCGTCGCGGCATGGAGCGGGGTCTCAACACCCTCGCCGACACCGTCAAGGTCACCCTCGGCCCCAAGGGCCGCAACGTCGTCCTGGAGAAGAAGTGGGGCGCCCCCACGATCACCAACGACGGCGTGTCCATCGCCAAGGAGATCGAGCTCGAGGAGCCGTACGAGAAGATCGGCGCCGAGCTCGTCAAGGAGGTCGCCAAGAAGACCGACGACGTCGCGGGTGACGGCACCACCACCGCCACCGTGCTCGCCCAGGCGCTCGTGCGCGAGGGCCTGCGCAACGTCGCCGCCGGCGCCAACCCGATCGCCCTGAAGAAGGGCATCGACAAGGCCGTCGAGGTCGTCATCGAGAAGCTCTTCGAGCAGGCTCGTGAGATCGAGACCAAGGAGCAGATCGCCGCCACCGCCGCGATCTCCGCCGGGGACCCGGCCATCGGCGAGCTCATCGCCGAGGCCCTCGACAAGGTCGGCAAGGAGGGCGTGGTCACCGTCGAGGAGTCCAACACCTTCGGCCTCGAGCTCGAGCTGACCGAGGGTATGCGCTTCGACAAGGGCTACCTCTCGCCGTACTTCGTCACCGACGCCGAGCGCCAGGAGGTCGTCCTCGAGGACGCCTACGTGCTCCTCGTCGAGTCGAAGATCTCCAACGTCAAGGACCTGCTGCCGCTGCTGGAGAAGGTCATCCAGTCGGGCAAGCCGCTCGCGATCATCGCTGAGGACGTCGAGGGCGAGGCCCTGGCCACCCTCGTCGTCAACAAGATCCGTGGCACCTTCAAGTCGGCCGCCGTCAAGGCCCCCGGCTTCGGCGACCGCCGCAAGGCGATGCTGCAGGACATGGCCATCCTCACCGGTGGCCAGGTCATCTCCGAGACCGTCGGTCTCAAGCTCGAGAACGCCGACCTCGACCTGCTCGGTCGCGCCCGCAAGGTCGTCATGACCAAGGACGAGACGACCATCGTCGAGGGCGCCGGCGCCGCGGACCAGATCGAGGGCCGCGTCGCGCAGATCCGCGCCGAGATCGAGAACTCCGACAGCGACTACGACCGCGAGAAGCTGCAGGAGCGTCTGGCGAAGCTGGCCGGCGGCGTCGCCGTCATCAAGGCCGGTGCCGCCACGGAGGTCGAGCTCAAGGAGCGCAAGCACCGCATCGAGGACGCCGTGCGCAACGCCAAGGCTGCCGTCGAGGAGGGCATCGTCGCCGGTGGTGGCGTCGCCCTCATCCAGGCCGCCAAGGACGCGTTCGAGGGCCTCGAGCTCGAGGGCGACGAGGCGACCGGCGCGAACATCGTGAAGGTCGCGGTGGACGCCCCGCTCAAGCAGATCGCCGTCAACGCCGGCCTCGAGGGCGGCGTCGTCGTGGAGAAGGTTCGCACCCTCCCCGCCGGCCAGGGCCTCAACGCCGCGACCGGTGTGTACGAGGACCTCCTCGCCGCCGGCGTGAACGACCCGGTCAAGGTGACCCGCTCTGCCCTGCAGAACGCGGCCTCCATCGCCGGCCTGTTCCTCACCACCGAGGCCGTCGTGGCCGACAAGCCGGAGAAGGCCGCCGCGGCCGCCGGCGGTGAGCCGGACATGGGCGGCATGGGCTTCTGA
- a CDS encoding RNA polymerase sigma factor, with the protein MPRSWRPDGSVEGPDGASKEIRPARPPSWRADGAIPGAPSDVPQGVQLFPRTDRAADAALVDGLALDDPDAAAAFVRRFQGAVFGLAVSITRDRALAEDVSQEVFVRAWRAAASYDVRRASVLTWLLTITRNAAIDAVRARRQAPTDAEVLEQLVDATLRPPDPEELALRGVDGERAARRLMEIPPEQARAVVLAAVGGLTAKEVGEHEGVPVGTAKTRIRTGLMRVRQAMEDERG; encoded by the coding sequence ATGCCGAGGTCGTGGCGGCCGGACGGCTCCGTGGAGGGGCCGGACGGCGCGTCGAAGGAGATACGTCCCGCACGGCCGCCGAGCTGGCGGGCGGACGGCGCAATCCCGGGTGCGCCGTCGGACGTACCTCAGGGCGTGCAGCTCTTCCCGCGGACGGACCGCGCGGCCGACGCGGCGCTGGTCGACGGCCTCGCCCTGGACGACCCCGACGCGGCGGCGGCCTTCGTGCGGCGTTTCCAGGGCGCGGTGTTCGGGCTGGCCGTCTCGATCACCCGGGACCGTGCACTGGCGGAGGACGTCAGCCAGGAGGTCTTCGTCCGTGCCTGGCGGGCCGCGGCGAGCTACGACGTCCGCCGGGCCTCGGTGCTGACGTGGCTGCTGACGATCACCCGCAACGCCGCCATCGACGCGGTGCGGGCCCGGCGCCAGGCCCCGACCGACGCGGAGGTGCTCGAGCAGCTCGTGGACGCCACGCTCCGCCCGCCGGACCCGGAGGAGCTGGCGCTGCGCGGCGTCGACGGTGAGCGTGCGGCGCGCCGGCTGATGGAGATCCCGCCCGAGCAGGCCCGGGCGGTGGTGCTGGCCGCCGTCGGTGGCCTGACGGCCAAGGAGGTCGGTGAGCACGAGGGCGTCCCGGTGGGGACGGCCAAGACGAGGATCCGCACGGGGCTCATGCGCGTGCGGCAGGCGATGGAGGACGAACGTGGCTGA
- a CDS encoding glycoside hydrolase family 15 protein codes for MTTVVLPDRRTTAPASAPAPERRRRRRTRRVLGWSLAVVLYVATALWSVHLKANESTEEFIDLYLDGVHLQPDGRVADVPAHEPAEYLPGSRVLAAHAGDADAEALAQAQRDWLAEGSVPGAGTAYEELVTNALLDIHTLTGAAFDDDGATTEAAPGAVVAGWTDRWRYVWPRDASFVAAALARTGHVEDAVAVLRFVGEVQSSQGGFQARYLPDGSGVPDGRGIQLDGNGWVLWSAATVLAQIEDEGERRTAFRQLRPLIDTATDHVLELTAEAPHLPPPSADYWEVREKDLTLGTAAPMLAGLEHAATLYADQGMHDRAERVGRRSGQLRSAVVTTFGPGGYERYAGDAPMTSLLGSDGRDAATAMLLPPFTTGALPGAEEAWLVSAEEMARPAGGVAPGAGWKRDGISWTPETTLYALTAAENGHPRRATAWLDWVVEHRTASGAIPEKVLANGAPAAVAPLTWSSANVVLTVAALEEAGAL; via the coding sequence GTGACCACCGTCGTCCTGCCAGATCGCCGCACGACGGCCCCCGCCTCCGCCCCCGCCCCGGAGCGCCGGCGGCGGCGCCGCACCCGTCGGGTGCTCGGCTGGTCCCTCGCGGTCGTGCTGTACGTGGCCACCGCCCTGTGGTCGGTGCACCTGAAGGCGAACGAGTCGACCGAGGAGTTCATCGACCTCTATCTCGACGGCGTCCACCTCCAGCCGGACGGCCGGGTCGCGGACGTGCCCGCCCACGAGCCCGCCGAGTACCTGCCCGGCTCCCGCGTGCTCGCCGCCCACGCGGGCGACGCCGACGCCGAGGCCCTCGCCCAGGCCCAGCGGGACTGGCTGGCCGAGGGCAGCGTCCCCGGCGCGGGGACCGCCTACGAGGAGCTCGTCACGAACGCGCTGCTGGACATCCACACCCTCACGGGGGCCGCCTTCGACGATGACGGTGCCACGACCGAGGCCGCCCCCGGCGCCGTCGTGGCCGGGTGGACGGACCGATGGCGCTACGTCTGGCCCCGCGACGCCTCGTTCGTCGCCGCGGCCCTGGCCCGCACCGGGCACGTGGAGGACGCGGTGGCGGTGCTCCGCTTCGTCGGCGAGGTGCAGAGCAGCCAGGGCGGGTTCCAGGCCCGCTACCTGCCGGACGGCTCGGGCGTGCCCGACGGGCGCGGCATCCAGCTCGACGGCAACGGGTGGGTCCTGTGGTCCGCCGCCACCGTGCTGGCGCAGATCGAGGACGAGGGCGAGCGCCGCACCGCGTTCCGGCAGCTGCGCCCCCTGATCGACACCGCCACCGACCACGTCCTCGAGCTCACGGCCGAGGCTCCGCACCTGCCCCCGCCGTCGGCGGACTACTGGGAGGTCCGCGAGAAGGACCTGACGCTCGGCACCGCGGCACCCATGCTCGCCGGCCTCGAGCACGCGGCCACGCTCTACGCCGACCAGGGCATGCACGACCGCGCCGAGCGGGTGGGCCGCCGGTCCGGCCAGCTCCGCTCCGCCGTCGTCACGACCTTCGGTCCCGGCGGCTACGAGCGGTACGCCGGGGACGCGCCCATGACCTCGCTGCTCGGGTCCGACGGGCGGGACGCCGCGACGGCGATGCTCCTGCCCCCGTTCACCACCGGGGCCCTGCCCGGGGCCGAGGAGGCGTGGCTGGTCTCCGCGGAGGAGATGGCACGTCCCGCGGGCGGGGTGGCCCCGGGGGCGGGGTGGAAGCGGGACGGGATCTCGTGGACGCCCGAGACCACCCTGTACGCGCTCACGGCCGCGGAGAACGGCCACCCCCGCCGGGCGACGGCGTGGCTGGACTGGGTGGTCGAGCACCGCACCGCCTCGGGCGCGATCCCGGAGAAGGTGCTCGCCAACGGGGCACCCGCGGCCGTCGCGCCGTTGACCTGGTCGAGCGCCAATGTGGTCCTGACCGTCGCCGCACTGGAGGAGGCTGGTGCACTGTGA
- a CDS encoding SGNH/GDSL hydrolase family protein, whose amino-acid sequence MSTAPGPAARWERYVALGDSMTEGLWDVDPAAPETLRGWADLLASRLAERRDGPLEYANLAVRGRLLGEIVTEQLPAALALRPDLVSLVGGGNDLLRPGSDPDALAALMESAVEKVRATGADVLLATGMDAHDSPVIRATRPRVAVFNAHLWTIARRHGAHVLDVWGMRSLRDWRMWAEDRIHLSTEGHERVTQGALVALGLGAETPDWDDPLEPLPPAARAERLREDLTWLRTYAGPWVGRRLRRRSSGDARAPKRPRPQVVEIPGR is encoded by the coding sequence GTGAGCACCGCACCCGGACCCGCCGCACGGTGGGAGCGCTACGTGGCACTCGGCGACTCCATGACGGAGGGGCTTTGGGACGTCGACCCGGCCGCGCCGGAGACTCTCCGCGGCTGGGCAGACCTGCTGGCCAGCCGCCTCGCGGAGCGGCGTGACGGCCCGCTGGAGTACGCCAACCTCGCCGTGCGGGGCCGGTTGCTCGGCGAGATCGTCACCGAGCAGCTGCCCGCCGCGCTGGCGCTGCGGCCGGACCTGGTCTCCCTCGTCGGCGGGGGCAACGACCTGCTGCGCCCCGGCTCGGACCCTGACGCCCTCGCCGCCCTCATGGAGTCCGCGGTGGAGAAGGTGCGCGCCACCGGCGCCGACGTGCTCCTCGCGACCGGCATGGACGCCCACGACTCCCCCGTCATCCGGGCCACGAGGCCACGCGTGGCCGTGTTCAACGCGCACCTGTGGACGATCGCCCGCCGGCACGGCGCTCACGTGCTCGACGTGTGGGGCATGCGCTCGCTGAGGGACTGGCGCATGTGGGCCGAGGACCGCATCCACCTCTCGACCGAGGGGCACGAGCGGGTGACGCAGGGCGCCCTCGTGGCGCTGGGCCTCGGCGCCGAGACCCCGGACTGGGACGACCCGCTCGAGCCCCTGCCGCCGGCGGCCCGGGCCGAGCGGCTGCGCGAGGACCTGACCTGGCTGCGCACCTACGCCGGCCCGTGGGTGGGGCGACGGCTCCGCCGTCGGTCCTCCGGGGACGCACGGGCACCGAAGCGCCCCCGGCCCCAGGTGGTGGAGATCCCCGGCCGCTGA
- a CDS encoding phytoene desaturase family protein, giving the protein MTREVRDAVVVGSGPNGLAAAVTLARAGLDVLVLEARPTLGGGARTLDLGLAPGLVHDVCSAVHPLALASPFLRAFDLRARGVDIVVPETSYAQPLEGRDAGIAYHSLERTAAALGEDGPAWRRLMAPLVDDARAVTALGLGDHRSVPPEVLSPSGVRAALAFGTTLLEQGTGLWDLRFSGDVAPALLTGVAAHTISALPSLAGAGTALLLGSMAHADGWALPVGGSQAITDALVADLRAHGGEIRADTPVTGWRELPRARAYLFDTTPRTLVEVWGERMAPSVRAALSRFRYGDAAAKVDFVLSGPVPWTDPRVNGASTVHVAGTRAEMVASEAAVKAGRHAERPVVLVSDPTVADPGREVGGLRPLWTYAHVPKGSTRDVREDVTAQIERFAPGFRDVVVTSRCIPAAEMPAHNASYVAGDIASGAVSMYRMVARPRLAWHVYDAGVPGVYLCSSSTPPGPGVHGMAGWHAARRALKVRFGSSRPPALGPTA; this is encoded by the coding sequence ATGACCCGCGAGGTGCGGGACGCCGTCGTCGTCGGCTCGGGCCCCAACGGCCTGGCCGCCGCCGTCACCCTCGCACGCGCGGGCCTCGACGTCCTCGTGCTGGAGGCCCGGCCCACGCTCGGGGGCGGGGCGCGCACCCTGGACCTTGGGCTCGCGCCCGGCCTGGTGCACGACGTGTGCTCCGCGGTGCACCCCCTCGCCCTGGCCAGCCCGTTCCTGCGCGCCTTCGACCTGCGGGCGCGCGGCGTCGACATCGTCGTCCCCGAGACCTCCTACGCGCAGCCGCTCGAGGGGCGTGACGCCGGCATCGCGTACCACTCGCTCGAGCGCACCGCCGCCGCGCTCGGCGAGGACGGGCCGGCGTGGCGCCGGCTGATGGCTCCGCTCGTCGACGACGCGCGGGCGGTCACGGCCCTCGGGCTCGGCGACCACCGCAGCGTGCCGCCCGAGGTGCTCAGCCCGAGCGGCGTCCGCGCGGCCCTCGCCTTCGGCACGACCCTGCTCGAGCAGGGCACCGGCCTGTGGGACCTGCGGTTCTCCGGCGACGTCGCACCCGCGCTGCTCACGGGCGTCGCCGCCCACACGATCTCCGCGCTGCCCTCCCTCGCCGGTGCCGGCACCGCGCTCCTGCTCGGCTCGATGGCCCACGCCGACGGGTGGGCCCTGCCGGTCGGCGGGAGCCAGGCCATCACCGACGCCCTCGTCGCGGACCTGCGCGCGCACGGCGGGGAGATCCGCGCGGACACGCCGGTGACGGGGTGGCGCGAGCTGCCCCGGGCGCGGGCCTACCTCTTCGACACCACGCCCCGGACGCTGGTCGAGGTCTGGGGGGAGCGGATGGCACCCTCCGTGCGTGCGGCGCTCTCGCGGTTCCGGTACGGCGACGCCGCCGCCAAGGTCGACTTCGTCCTCTCCGGGCCGGTCCCGTGGACCGACCCGCGGGTGAACGGGGCCAGCACCGTCCACGTCGCGGGCACCCGCGCCGAGATGGTCGCGTCCGAGGCCGCCGTCAAGGCGGGCCGGCACGCCGAGCGGCCGGTCGTGCTGGTCTCCGACCCCACGGTGGCGGACCCCGGCCGGGAGGTCGGCGGCCTGCGTCCGCTGTGGACGTACGCGCACGTGCCCAAGGGCTCGACCCGGGACGTGAGGGAGGACGTCACCGCCCAGATCGAGCGGTTCGCGCCCGGCTTCCGCGACGTCGTCGTCACCTCGCGGTGCATCCCCGCGGCCGAGATGCCCGCGCACAACGCCAGCTACGTCGCCGGCGACATCGCCTCCGGGGCGGTGTCCATGTACCGGATGGTGGCCCGCCCGAGGCTGGCGTGGCACGTCTACGACGCCGGGGTGCCCGGTGTGTACCTGTGCTCCTCCTCGACCCCGCCGGGGCCCGGCGTGCACGGCATGGCCGGCTGGCACGCGGCCCGGCGCGCGCTGAAGGTCCGGTTCGGCAGCTCCCGGCCACCGGCCCTCGGCCCGACGGCGTAG
- a CDS encoding LytR C-terminal domain-containing protein, translating into MSTPHEDFPEDEFDVAGRDRTPQGVHRGPRSPLRTLLPILAVVVLAPLLAWGAIALLGDGGEPAPTAGAPAATATAEPGGDGTGTAATSEAPAEGTEAPSDEATSEEPTEETTTEAPSGDIQYGAPIAVLNGAGINGLASDVVGTLSGAGYTGGVADDYTSGAPATTTLYYNNPDLQATAEDVARTLNIGNVVESSSATQSIAIVLRSDYQGR; encoded by the coding sequence GTGAGCACGCCACACGAGGACTTCCCCGAGGACGAGTTCGACGTCGCCGGCCGCGACCGCACCCCGCAGGGTGTGCACCGCGGGCCGCGCTCGCCGCTGCGCACGCTGCTGCCGATCCTCGCCGTCGTCGTCCTCGCCCCGCTCCTCGCCTGGGGGGCCATCGCGCTCCTGGGCGACGGCGGGGAACCTGCCCCGACGGCGGGCGCGCCAGCCGCGACCGCGACGGCCGAGCCGGGCGGCGACGGCACCGGGACGGCCGCGACCAGCGAGGCCCCCGCCGAGGGGACGGAGGCACCCTCGGACGAGGCGACCAGCGAGGAGCCGACCGAGGAGACGACCACCGAGGCGCCGAGCGGCGACATCCAGTACGGCGCGCCGATCGCGGTCCTCAACGGCGCCGGGATCAACGGGCTGGCGAGCGACGTCGTTGGGACCCTCTCGGGGGCGGGTTACACGGGCGGCGTGGCGGACGACTACACCTCCGGGGCGCCGGCCACCACCACGCTGTACTACAACAACCCCGACCTGCAGGCGACCGCCGAGGACGTGGCGAGGACGCTGAACATCGGGAACGTGGTCGAGAGCTCGAGCGCCACGCAGTCCATCGCCATCGTGCTCCGCTCGGACTACCAGGGCCGGTGA
- a CDS encoding DUF3263 domain-containing protein yields MAATHAEADAAGSASTGLSETEAAILGFERQWWKYAGAKETAIRELFDMSATRYYQVLNQLLDSEAALAADPMLVKRLRRMRSSRQRERSSRRLGSSL; encoded by the coding sequence ATGGCCGCAACGCACGCGGAGGCCGACGCCGCCGGGTCGGCGAGCACCGGGCTGAGCGAGACGGAGGCCGCGATCCTGGGCTTCGAGCGGCAGTGGTGGAAGTACGCCGGCGCCAAGGAGACGGCGATCCGTGAGCTGTTCGACATGAGCGCCACCCGCTACTACCAGGTGCTCAACCAGCTCCTCGACTCCGAGGCCGCGCTCGCGGCGGACCCGATGCTGGTCAAGCGCCTGCGCCGCATGCGGTCGTCCCGCCAGCGGGAGCGGTCCTCCCGCCGCCTCGGGTCCTCGCTCTAG